ACTCGAAGTAGTCGGTCGGGCCCATCCCGAACAGCTCGTGGCAGAACTTCTCCTCCTCGACCGTCTCCGAGCCGTGGGTGTGCAGGCGCACACCGAGCCGGCGGGCCAACTGAGCCCCCTGACGCATCAGTTCGGTGGAGACGGAGAAGGGCGAACACGGGGCGACGGCGATCTGGGTCATCGCGTCGAACGAGGCGTCGTGGTGCTCGGCGACGGTCTCCTCGGTGGCGGTCAGGGCGCCGTCCAGCGTCTCCACCGCGAAGTCCGGGGGCAGGCCGCCGTCCTTCTCGCTGCGGTCCATGGAGCCGCGGGCGAGGGTGAACCGGACGCCCATGTCCCGCGCGGCGCCGATGATCGCGCCGGAGAGGTCGCCGGAGCCCCGTGGGAAGACGTAGTGGTGGTCCATGGCGGTGGTGACGCCGCCGCGGGCCATCATCGCCAGGGAGCCCTGGGCGGCCGCGCGGACCATCCGCTCGTCGATGCGCGCCCACGTGGGGTAGAGCGCGACGAGCCAGTCGAAGAGGTTGTGGTCGGTGGCCAGTCCCCGGGTGATCCACTGGTAGAAGTGGTGGTGGGTGTTGACCAGGCCGGGCGTGACCAGGTGCCCTGACGCGTCGATGCGGCGTACGACGTTCTCCAGGCCCTCGGGGGCCCGGCCCGCGCCGACCGACTCGATGCGGTTGCCGGCCAGGACGACATGGCCGTCCGCGTGCTCGGTGTCCTGGGCGTCTACGGTCGCGATCGCGGCGTTCTCGATGACGATGCGCTGGACTGCTGCCATGGTTCGTCCTTTTCGCTCAACGGACTGTGGGGAGGGGGCACGGCAGGACCCGGGAGCTTTGAGTGCCGCGGCCGGGCGAGGGCGGGTTCCCCCGGCCGCGGGTGCCGAAAAGGTGGGGGACGGTCAGAGGTTGGTGAGGTCCACCGGGATCCTCGCCGCACAGCCGTCCCGCAGGACCGTGGCTTCGATCAGGCCGTAGGGCCGGTCGGCCGCGTAGTACACCTCGTTGTCGTTCTTCAGCCCGAACGGCTGCAGATCGACGAGGAAGTGGTGCTTGTTCGGAAGCGAGAAGCGGACCTCGTCGATCTCGTCGCGCCGGTCGATGATCCTCGACCCCATCTCGTACAGAGTCTGCTGGAGCGACAGCGAGTACGTCTCGGCGAAGGCCTGCAGCATGTGCTTCCTCACCTGCTCGTAGGACGTCTCCCAGTCCGGCGCCGGCTGCTCGTCGTCCGACCAGCGAAAACGCCAGCGGGCGGAGACCTGGGTGGCCAGGATGCGGTCGTGGGCCTCGGGCAGCGTCGTGTACTTGTCCTTGACGTAACCCCAGAACTCGGAGTCCGTCGAGTTCATCACGACCAGGTCCTTGAGGCCGGAGACGACCTCCCACGACGAGCCGTCGTAGGTGATCTGGGTGAGCCGGGTCTCCTGGCCCTTGCGGACGAAGGAGTGCCTGGGGTCGTCCGCGCCGGGGAGTCCGGAGGCCGTGCCGGAGGCGTCGATCCGCTCCCAAGCGTACTCCTCGACGCGGATCCGGGCCTTCCCTATGGGTTCCTGCGAGGTCACGAAGTGCCGGGCGAGATGGATGCCGAACTGCTCGGCGGACTCGATGCCGTGCTCCTTGGCGAACGCGTACACCGTGTTCTTGGTGGTGTCCGTCGGCAGGACGTTGGCGTTCGAGCCGGAGTAGTGGACCTCGTCCATGTCGCCGCTCAGCGCCACGGAGACGCCGAGGTCCTTGATGTGATGGGTGGCGCCGTCCCGCGTGATCTTCACGACCCGGTTCTCGGCCTTGCCGTACTGGTTCTGTCCCAGAAGCACGGGGCGGCCCGGGCGGGGGTGGTCTGCCATGTCTGCTAGCTCCCTCGGTATACGGAGTAGCCGAACGGGTTGAGCAGCAGCGGCACGTGGTAGTGCTCGCCCGGCACGACGGCGAACGTGATCGCCACCTCCGGGAAGAACACCGCCGGGGCGCCGCTGTCCCGATGCGCGGGGGCGTCCTGCTGCGGATCGGCTCGCTTGTTCTCGAAGTACGGCTCCACGGCGAAGTCGAGCCGTACGTGGGCGGTTCCTTCCGGCAGCGCCGGCAGGTCCTTGCACCGTCCGTCCGCGTCGGTCGCGGAGCCGCCGAGCGCCTGCCAGTCGGCGTCCCGGCCCGGGCGGGCGAGGAGCCGGACGGCGACGCCCTCGGCAGGGCGGCCTGCGGAGGTGTCCAGGATGTGGGTGGACACCGAGGCGGTGGTGCTGGTGCTCATGGCGGGTCTCAGTCCTCTTCGACGAGTCGGGCGAGGCGGATGCGGTTGATCCTGCCCAGTTCGGTGCGGACGATCTCGCGCTCCCGCTCCGGCGCGTTGCCGAGGCGCTCCCTGACCGCGTCGCGCATCTGCTCGCCCGTTCGACCGGTGGCGCAGATCAGGAAGACATGGCCGAACCTCTCCTGGTACGCCAGGTTGAGTTCGAGCATCTCCGCCCTGAGCTCCTCGGGAGCCGAGGCCATGCCGCGCTGTTCGCGGGCCGACGTGGCATCACCCGGCAGGGGCCGGCCGATCGGCGGGTGCCCGGCCATCGCCTCCGCCAGGTCGGCGTCGGTCAGATCGGCCGTGGCGGCGTCGCTCACCGCGTAGAGGTGGTCGGCGGCGGTGTAGGGGCGGGCCGCGAGCAGTCGGTTCGCCCACGCCGTCGAGGCGCACGCCTCGTGGAGCGCGGCGAGGGCCGCCGACTCCTCGAGGGCGTTGAACCGGGCCAGGCCCGGGGACGGGGAAGTCGACGTCACGGAAGCCTCCTTGGCCGCGGGCGGCGGCCTTCGTGCTGAGCGGGCTGCCGCCAGCTAACGCCCCCCGGCGACGCCACGTCAACACTTTGTTGAAAATTCCGGGTAACGAACCCTCCGCGTCCACCTTCGGCCCGCGCGACCGCCTTCGCCCCCTGACAGACCCTCACCCGCCCGCCCCGCCCCGCGCCGCGCCGTGCCATGCCATGCCGGGGGAGCGGGGCGGCTGCGGCAGTGGACAGCGAGCAGCGGGCAGCGGGCAGCAGAGCCGAGGCGTCCGCCCGCGGGCCGGTCAGGCGCCCTTGTCCCGGTTGAGGTAGTTGTAGACGGTGAAGCGGCTCACCCCGAGCGCGCTCGCCACCGTCTCCACGCCGTGCCGCACGGAGAAGGCGCCGCGCGCCTCGAGTATCCGCACCACCTCCTGCTTGGCCTTGCGGTCCAGGTCGGCGAGCGGCTTGCCCTTCCTGCGCTCCATGGCGGCCAGGATGTGGTCGAGGGAGTCGGCGAGCTGCGGCAGACGCACGGCGACGACCTCGACGCCCTGCCAGGTCAGGACGACGTCCTCGACCTCGGCCTCGTCGGGCGGGAGCATCTCGCCGCCCATCGCGTCGACCAGCGGCTTCACGGCCGCGATGAAGGCGTCGTCGCCGTCGGCGGCGCTCACCGGCCCGCCCCGATGACGTCGCCGGTCGCCCCCGGAGCGTCCCCGACGACGTTGACCTGCAGCGAGATCCGGGTGGCGCCCGCACCGAGGGACGTGCGCAGCAGGTCGCCCACGGCGGCGAGCACGGCCTCGGCGGCGCCCTCCGCGGTGTTGCCGAAGGGGCCGACGTCCACCGCGTCCAGGGCGGCCGCCTCGATCACCGCGCGGGCGGCCAGCGCGTGCGCCGGCGGCTCGTCGAGATCGAAGGGCTCGGTGGTGAACTCCACTTTCAGTCGCATCGCGCCCCACACCTCTCCGAACGGGACCGGGCCGACGGCGCCCGGACCCCGACCCTAACGGACCCGGCCGACACTCACCCGGGAGTCCGGCAGTCGCCCGCCGGTCCGACCGCCGACGGGAACGCCGCCACCCGACGGAAGGGCGGGCTCCGCGCCCTCACCCCCTTGACAAGCCTCGCCGCCCGACGGCAATCTTCCATTAAGCAGAAACTAACTTCCGCATTACGGAATTACTCCACACGGAAGGGAGCGCGGAACCCCATGGGCTTCGAAGAACAGCGCTTCAACGTCAACCTGTCGATCCTGTTCACGGAACTCCCGCTCCTGGAGCGCCCCGCGGCCGCCGCCGCGGCCGGCTTCACCGCGGTCGAGCTGTGGTGGCCCTGGATCGACTCCCCCGCCCCCGGCCGGTCCGAGCTCGACGCACTCGGGAAGGCGATCGAGGACGCGGGCGTCCGGCTCGCGGGCCTCAACTTCTACGCCGGCCGGCTCCCGGGCCCGGACCGCGGCGCACTGTCGATCCCCGG
The window above is part of the Streptomyces sp. NBC_00425 genome. Proteins encoded here:
- a CDS encoding helix-turn-helix domain-containing protein; the protein is MGGEMLPPDEAEVEDVVLTWQGVEVVAVRLPQLADSLDHILAAMERRKGKPLADLDRKAKQEVVRILEARGAFSVRHGVETVASALGVSRFTVYNYLNRDKGA
- a CDS encoding 8-oxoguanine deaminase produces the protein MAAVQRIVIENAAIATVDAQDTEHADGHVVLAGNRIESVGAGRAPEGLENVVRRIDASGHLVTPGLVNTHHHFYQWITRGLATDHNLFDWLVALYPTWARIDERMVRAAAQGSLAMMARGGVTTAMDHHYVFPRGSGDLSGAIIGAARDMGVRFTLARGSMDRSEKDGGLPPDFAVETLDGALTATEETVAEHHDASFDAMTQIAVAPCSPFSVSTELMRQGAQLARRLGVRLHTHGSETVEEEKFCHELFGMGPTDYFESTGWLGEDVWMAHCVHMNDSDIDAFARTRTGVAHCPSSNARLAAGIARVPDMLAAGVPVGLGVDGTASNESGELHTELRNALLINRLGAHRQAALNARQALRLGTFGGAQVLGRATQIGSLEPGKLADLVLWKLDTLAHASIADPVTALVFGAAAPVTASFVNGRQIVENGRLSTVDEDAVARSTREEARRLAGIAAQA
- the uraD gene encoding 2-oxo-4-hydroxy-4-carboxy-5-ureidoimidazoline decarboxylase — its product is MTSTSPSPGLARFNALEESAALAALHEACASTAWANRLLAARPYTAADHLYAVSDAATADLTDADLAEAMAGHPPIGRPLPGDATSAREQRGMASAPEELRAEMLELNLAYQERFGHVFLICATGRTGEQMRDAVRERLGNAPEREREIVRTELGRINRIRLARLVEED
- the uraH gene encoding hydroxyisourate hydrolase — protein: MSTSTTASVSTHILDTSAGRPAEGVAVRLLARPGRDADWQALGGSATDADGRCKDLPALPEGTAHVRLDFAVEPYFENKRADPQQDAPAHRDSGAPAVFFPEVAITFAVVPGEHYHVPLLLNPFGYSVYRGS
- the pucL gene encoding factor-independent urate hydroxylase, producing the protein MADHPRPGRPVLLGQNQYGKAENRVVKITRDGATHHIKDLGVSVALSGDMDEVHYSGSNANVLPTDTTKNTVYAFAKEHGIESAEQFGIHLARHFVTSQEPIGKARIRVEEYAWERIDASGTASGLPGADDPRHSFVRKGQETRLTQITYDGSSWEVVSGLKDLVVMNSTDSEFWGYVKDKYTTLPEAHDRILATQVSARWRFRWSDDEQPAPDWETSYEQVRKHMLQAFAETYSLSLQQTLYEMGSRIIDRRDEIDEVRFSLPNKHHFLVDLQPFGLKNDNEVYYAADRPYGLIEATVLRDGCAARIPVDLTNL